From one Prochlorococcus marinus str. MIT 0912 genomic stretch:
- the recO gene encoding DNA repair protein RecO, translated as MNSNQRMKGLSLKVGPLGENDRLLTILSEENGISRLAIPGARKPKSRLGATSPFNFLDLNIVGKKNLRRVTQIKILKSYGNLGKSIETLSAAQAISELILFMVGNEDPQKDILKLVLIHLDRLNDLHKTEVDSLTALAISVQSCIHLLALGGYCLPLQNCCHSGSRLIPPIGEWSWKCSFIPEEGFAIGTIPNASTELNPSELALLQRLLQEKLPFHSNGKLLGPKKVWLKLLKIVETWIETHLQRRITSLQMMREVIISNDLNTK; from the coding sequence ATGAATTCAAATCAAAGAATGAAAGGACTGTCTTTAAAGGTTGGTCCTCTTGGTGAAAATGACAGGCTTTTAACCATACTTAGCGAAGAAAATGGAATATCTCGTCTTGCCATACCAGGAGCAAGAAAACCCAAAAGCAGACTTGGAGCAACCTCTCCTTTTAATTTTTTAGATTTAAACATCGTTGGCAAAAAAAATCTTAGGCGAGTTACACAAATAAAGATCCTTAAGAGTTATGGGAATCTTGGCAAAAGTATCGAAACTCTTTCAGCAGCACAAGCAATTTCAGAGCTGATTTTATTTATGGTTGGAAATGAAGATCCACAAAAAGATATACTTAAACTGGTTTTAATCCATTTAGATAGATTAAATGACTTACATAAAACAGAAGTCGATTCATTAACCGCTCTAGCAATAAGCGTTCAATCGTGTATACATTTATTGGCTTTAGGAGGATATTGCTTACCACTTCAAAACTGTTGTCATTCTGGCTCAAGGCTTATACCCCCTATTGGAGAATGGAGCTGGAAGTGCAGTTTTATTCCTGAAGAAGGTTTTGCGATTGGAACAATCCCTAATGCAAGCACTGAGCTGAATCCATCTGAACTGGCTTTACTTCAAAGACTTTTACAAGAAAAATTACCTTTTCACAGTAATGGAAAATTATTGGGTCCTAAAAAAGTCTGGTTAAAACTACTTAAAATTGTTGAAACCTGGATTGAAACTCATTTACAAAGAAGAATCACATCTCTTCAAATGATGAGAGAGGTAATAATTAGTAATGATCTAAATACTAAGTAG
- the deoC gene encoding deoxyribose-phosphate aldolase, whose translation MSKNSLEQAHANISNVIYQAVLNPHFDQEMLVQICDASKRNGFAGLCTSLSFLGSARERLGSQSATKLISVIAFPFGFIPTFNKLKEAEYAIENGAEELDLVPNYLALKEGNVELFGDEINQISELGIPVRVIIDANTLLNSSKLALAIDALIDAGATGIQIGNGFGPSITNNQTNHVAKIVKNRCSIKTVGGIKTLGQAIEIIEAGSTYIGTSFGFEIAQEQKRKE comes from the coding sequence ATGAGTAAAAACAGCTTGGAACAAGCACATGCCAATATTTCTAATGTGATTTATCAAGCAGTTTTAAATCCTCATTTCGATCAAGAAATGCTTGTTCAAATTTGTGATGCCTCCAAGCGAAATGGTTTTGCAGGTTTATGCACAAGTCTTTCCTTTCTAGGATCTGCACGTGAGAGGTTAGGTAGCCAAAGTGCTACAAAACTAATCTCAGTAATTGCCTTTCCTTTTGGGTTTATCCCAACTTTTAATAAACTAAAAGAAGCTGAGTATGCGATCGAGAATGGAGCGGAAGAATTAGATCTTGTTCCAAATTATTTAGCCTTAAAAGAAGGAAATGTCGAACTTTTTGGTGATGAAATAAATCAAATAAGTGAACTTGGTATTCCAGTAAGAGTGATAATTGATGCAAATACACTATTAAATTCTTCAAAACTTGCTTTAGCAATAGATGCTTTAATTGATGCTGGAGCAACCGGAATTCAAATAGGTAATGGTTTTGGTCCATCTATTACCAATAATCAAACTAATCATGTTGCAAAAATTGTTAAGAATCGCTGCTCAATTAAAACTGTTGGAGGTATTAAAACTTTGGGTCAAGCAATAGAAATCATTGAAGCAGGATCAACATATATTGGGACAAGTTTTGGGTTTGAAATTGCTCAAGAACAAAAAAGAAAGGAGTAA
- the hpf gene encoding ribosome hibernation-promoting factor, HPF/YfiA family translates to MKLLIHGRNLELTPSLRDYTKTKIDKATHNFQEMVQEADVHLSVARNPRVPQQTAEVTVFANGTVIRAQERSENLYASIDLVANKLARQLRKYKERHNSHNVHNNQSTKSVQNEETQNLSSSDHSLIEGKEPLLPSPGIRRKYFEMDPMSIEQARVQLDLIDHDFYLFREEEGSALRVIYKRNQGGYGVIQEKI, encoded by the coding sequence ATGAAGCTTCTTATCCATGGACGCAATCTTGAATTAACTCCATCACTTCGTGATTACACCAAAACAAAAATTGATAAGGCAACTCACAATTTCCAAGAAATGGTGCAAGAAGCTGATGTCCACCTCTCAGTCGCTCGAAATCCTCGCGTGCCACAACAGACAGCTGAGGTGACTGTCTTTGCAAACGGAACAGTAATAAGAGCCCAAGAAAGAAGTGAGAATCTTTATGCAAGCATCGACTTAGTAGCAAATAAACTTGCACGACAATTACGTAAGTACAAAGAGCGACATAACAGTCATAATGTTCATAATAATCAGTCAACAAAATCAGTCCAAAACGAAGAAACTCAAAATCTCTCTTCTTCAGATCATTCACTCATTGAAGGCAAAGAGCCACTTCTACCTAGCCCAGGAATAAGACGCAAATATTTCGAGATGGATCCCATGAGCATTGAACAGGCAAGAGTCCAATTAGACCTGATTGATCATGACTTTTATTTATTTAGGGAAGAAGAAGGATCAGCTTTGCGAGTTATATATAAGAGAAATCAAGGAGGCTATGGCGTAATCCAAGAAAAAATTTAA
- the lipB gene encoding lipoyl(octanoyl) transferase LipB: MDKKLHSVSPESGPNSNLDLTPQLAQSSSAFLFEPKNIVPFETALGWQKDFQKNLIEEPFSPQAVWLLEHFSCFTMGRGSDKKNLLFEENNSPLPVFSIERGGEVTHHMPGQIVGYLVLNLSLHKKDLSWYLRELEQVLIDVLDLLGIEGKRVDGLTGVWCEDKKVGSIGIGCKRWVTQHGFSLNVDCDLIGFEKIIPCGLDKVKVGKLSDWIPGIKVCDVTPLLRESVKRRFKLNWEKINQPL, translated from the coding sequence ATGGATAAGAAGCTTCATTCTGTTTCGCCTGAGTCAGGGCCTAATAGCAACTTAGATCTAACCCCTCAACTTGCACAATCTTCTTCCGCTTTTCTTTTTGAACCTAAAAATATTGTGCCATTTGAGACTGCCTTAGGTTGGCAGAAGGATTTTCAAAAAAACCTTATTGAGGAACCGTTCTCACCCCAAGCAGTATGGCTTCTTGAACATTTTTCTTGTTTCACAATGGGTAGAGGTAGCGACAAAAAAAATTTGTTGTTCGAAGAAAATAATTCTCCTTTGCCAGTTTTTAGTATTGAGAGAGGAGGTGAAGTTACGCATCACATGCCTGGGCAGATCGTTGGATACCTAGTTTTAAATTTAAGTCTTCACAAAAAAGACTTATCTTGGTATTTGAGAGAATTGGAGCAAGTGCTGATTGATGTTCTTGACTTGTTGGGAATAGAGGGAAAGAGGGTAGATGGCTTAACAGGAGTTTGGTGCGAAGATAAAAAGGTTGGTTCAATAGGAATTGGTTGCAAGAGATGGGTGACTCAGCATGGATTTTCACTAAATGTAGATTGTGACCTAATTGGTTTTGAAAAGATAATTCCTTGTGGACTAGATAAAGTGAAAGTAGGGAAATTGAGTGATTGGATACCTGGCATCAAAGTCTGTGACGTTACGCCTCTTTTAAGGGAATCTGTTAAAAGACGTTTTAAATTGAACTGGGAAAAAATAAATCAACCTCTTTAA
- a CDS encoding AMP-binding protein — MTKTNSQKNIFSSEDALAFWIPNRKEEQAINRRSHLNKITQVDEIWELLKVQLGEVLAVDSPHTFHPESFTYEELAENISMAASAFSQVGVEPDEVVALFAENSPRWLIADQGLMRIGATDSVRGATAPPSELRYILEDSNAVGLIVQNSDVWERLSLNDDQINSLKFVLQLEGKACEGVFEWESFLKKGLNIENVSKQEKIIDRQPKRIATILYTSGTTGKPKGVPLTHSNLLHQIRSLACVANPSPGAPVLSVLPIWHSYERSAEYYFFSCGCTQTYTSIRHLKEDLPMVKPIVMATVPRLWESIKLGFEDAVDKMPRLRKTLIKSAISNSKAYKLARRKLYFLTIESVSSFEQIVSFIEILMRYPIHRISSIYLWPKILTKICGGRLRFPISGGGAIAPHIDSFFEALGVELLVGYGLTETSPVLTCRRPWRNIRGGAGQPLPETEIKIVDPETFQIKKLRQKGLVLARGPQIMSGYLGKRSESKKVLDATGWFNTGDLGMLLSDGSLILTGRAKDTIVLSSGENIEPGPLEECLIASPLIEQALLLGQDQKYLAALIVPRIDNVKEWLAERGVNSKVVLGISPENYELRQSLKLEMNQALANRLGSRREERLFSIALVEPFTIENGLLTQTLKQKREKIIQRDLKLINEIYGL; from the coding sequence ATGACAAAAACTAACTCACAAAAAAATATATTTTCTTCTGAGGATGCTTTGGCTTTTTGGATCCCTAATAGGAAAGAGGAACAAGCAATCAATAGAAGATCTCATCTTAATAAGATCACTCAAGTTGACGAGATTTGGGAACTATTAAAAGTTCAGTTAGGGGAGGTGTTGGCGGTTGATTCACCACATACTTTCCACCCAGAAAGCTTTACATATGAAGAACTTGCAGAAAATATTTCTATGGCAGCCTCTGCTTTTTCTCAGGTCGGAGTAGAACCTGATGAGGTGGTCGCTCTTTTTGCCGAAAATAGTCCTAGATGGCTCATCGCCGATCAAGGTCTTATGCGAATAGGTGCAACAGACTCTGTTAGAGGTGCGACTGCTCCACCAAGTGAACTTAGATATATTCTTGAAGACTCAAATGCGGTTGGATTGATTGTTCAAAACTCCGATGTATGGGAAAGACTTTCGCTTAATGATGATCAAATCAATAGTTTGAAATTTGTTCTTCAACTTGAGGGTAAAGCTTGTGAAGGCGTTTTTGAATGGGAGAGTTTTTTGAAGAAAGGATTGAATATAGAAAATGTAAGTAAACAGGAGAAAATAATTGATAGGCAACCAAAAAGAATAGCAACCATTTTATATACTTCTGGAACGACTGGTAAACCTAAAGGAGTTCCACTAACACATTCTAATTTATTACATCAAATCAGGTCTCTTGCTTGCGTAGCGAACCCTTCTCCGGGTGCGCCTGTATTAAGTGTCTTACCAATTTGGCATTCATATGAACGTAGTGCAGAATATTATTTTTTTTCTTGTGGTTGTACTCAAACATATACATCAATTAGGCATCTTAAGGAAGATTTGCCAATGGTTAAGCCAATAGTAATGGCAACAGTTCCAAGACTTTGGGAGTCAATAAAGTTAGGGTTTGAGGATGCTGTTGATAAAATGCCGAGACTGAGAAAGACCTTGATAAAAAGTGCGATTTCTAATAGTAAGGCATATAAATTGGCTCGAAGAAAACTTTATTTTTTAACTATTGAGAGTGTTTCTAGTTTTGAACAAATTGTCTCTTTCATAGAGATTCTGATGCGGTACCCAATTCATAGAATTTCTTCTATTTATTTGTGGCCAAAAATTCTTACCAAGATTTGTGGAGGAAGATTGAGATTCCCAATTAGTGGTGGAGGTGCAATTGCTCCGCATATTGATTCTTTCTTTGAAGCTTTAGGTGTTGAATTATTAGTTGGTTATGGCTTAACAGAAACTAGTCCAGTCCTTACATGTAGAAGGCCTTGGAGAAATATACGTGGAGGTGCAGGTCAACCTTTACCAGAGACTGAGATAAAAATAGTAGATCCTGAAACATTCCAAATAAAAAAACTGCGTCAAAAAGGTTTGGTTCTTGCGCGTGGTCCTCAAATAATGTCTGGTTATTTAGGGAAACGATCTGAATCGAAGAAGGTTTTAGATGCAACCGGCTGGTTTAATACTGGAGATTTAGGGATGTTGCTTTCTGATGGATCCTTAATCCTGACGGGAAGAGCAAAAGATACGATTGTGCTAAGTAGTGGAGAAAATATTGAGCCTGGACCTTTGGAGGAATGTTTGATTGCTAGTCCATTGATAGAGCAGGCTTTGCTGTTGGGGCAAGATCAAAAATATCTTGCTGCTTTGATTGTTCCAAGAATTGATAACGTAAAAGAATGGCTTGCCGAAAGGGGTGTGAATTCAAAAGTTGTTCTTGGAATATCTCCTGAAAATTATGAATTAAGACAATCTCTAAAATTGGAAATGAATCAAGCACTGGCAAATCGTCTGGGATCTAGAAGAGAAGAGAGATTATTTTCAATTGCCTTGGTAGAGCCATTTACAATAGAGAATGGCTTGTTAACGCAAACTCTTAAGCAAAAACGTGAAAAAATTATCCAACGTGATTTGAAACTTATAAATGAAATATATGGTTTGTAA
- a CDS encoding YlqD family protein, whose product MDSISIKRSITVRAVVTPSWKEEAERELSNAISAIDQQLGELEKEGQQIVDGIRRQSSNPLDPRVQEQVAQVQNQVASKRSEFEEQKRNLLSQQSQVRELEMEQIVEQGQIDSFCDLKVGDNLVSKMGVSILVRDGVVEAIDQD is encoded by the coding sequence GTGGACTCAATTTCTATAAAACGTTCAATAACTGTAAGAGCAGTTGTAACACCTTCATGGAAAGAGGAGGCTGAGCGAGAATTAAGTAATGCAATATCAGCAATAGATCAGCAACTTGGTGAATTAGAAAAAGAAGGACAACAAATTGTTGATGGTATTAGACGTCAGAGCTCTAATCCCCTTGACCCAAGAGTTCAAGAGCAAGTCGCCCAAGTTCAGAACCAAGTTGCTTCAAAGAGATCGGAATTTGAAGAACAAAAAAGAAATCTTCTGTCACAGCAATCTCAAGTTCGTGAGTTGGAGATGGAACAAATCGTCGAGCAAGGACAAATTGACAGCTTTTGTGATTTAAAAGTTGGTGATAACTTAGTCAGTAAAATGGGTGTGAGTATTTTGGTCAGAGATGGCGTAGTAGAGGCAATTGATCAAGATTGA
- a CDS encoding dihydrolipoamide acetyltransferase family protein has translation MATHDIFMPALSSTMTEGKIVEWLKKPGDKVERGESVLVVESDKADMDVESFQDGFLASIVMPAGSSAPVGETIGLIVETEDEIAAAQANAPSPSPQSSNQEKESSSPQVQEKQASVDSPKATVVTKASPAPLVSESSVNQDQFLNDGRIVASPRAKKLASQMGVDLATVRGSGPHGRIQAEDVQSAKGQPISVPWIAESNAPAKIVSDVPRIEKKSVDSGKPPAPGKSFGSRGETIAFNTLQQAVNRNMEESLNTPCFRVGYSILTDELDDFYKQVKPNGVTMTALLAKAVGLSLARHPQVNAAFSSEGIAYPSQINVAVAVAMEDGGLITPVLQNADKTSLADLSLQWADLVKRARNKQLEPQEYSSGTFTLSNLGMFGVDRFDAILPPGTGAILAVGASLPKVVASKDGSISIKKQMQVNLTADHRVIYGADGALFLKDLAYLIEKNSHSLSS, from the coding sequence ATGGCCACTCATGACATCTTTATGCCTGCTTTAAGTTCAACTATGACTGAGGGCAAAATAGTTGAGTGGCTAAAAAAACCTGGAGATAAAGTTGAAAGAGGTGAGTCAGTTTTAGTTGTTGAGTCAGACAAAGCTGATATGGATGTTGAGTCTTTCCAAGATGGCTTTCTTGCTTCGATTGTGATGCCTGCAGGCAGCTCTGCACCTGTTGGAGAGACAATCGGATTGATCGTTGAGACAGAAGATGAGATCGCTGCGGCTCAAGCAAATGCACCTTCTCCTTCCCCGCAATCAAGTAATCAAGAAAAAGAGAGTTCATCGCCTCAAGTTCAAGAAAAACAAGCCTCTGTTGACTCTCCTAAAGCAACAGTAGTTACAAAGGCATCTCCTGCACCTCTTGTTTCAGAATCCTCTGTAAATCAGGATCAGTTTTTAAATGATGGTCGAATAGTCGCTTCCCCAAGAGCTAAAAAACTTGCTTCTCAAATGGGAGTGGATTTGGCAACTGTTAGGGGCTCAGGACCTCATGGACGAATACAAGCTGAAGATGTTCAAAGTGCAAAAGGGCAACCCATAAGCGTTCCTTGGATTGCAGAAAGTAATGCTCCAGCGAAAATCGTTTCTGACGTGCCTCGCATAGAAAAAAAATCTGTTGACTCTGGTAAGCCACCTGCTCCAGGGAAAAGTTTTGGATCTAGAGGGGAAACAATTGCATTCAACACTCTTCAACAAGCTGTAAACCGGAACATGGAGGAAAGCTTAAATACACCTTGTTTCAGAGTCGGATATTCAATTCTTACTGATGAATTGGATGATTTTTATAAACAAGTTAAACCTAATGGAGTAACTATGACCGCTTTACTTGCTAAAGCGGTTGGTTTAAGCCTCGCTAGGCACCCCCAGGTGAATGCAGCTTTTAGTTCTGAGGGGATAGCATATCCTTCACAAATAAATGTAGCCGTTGCAGTCGCAATGGAGGATGGAGGGTTGATAACTCCAGTGTTGCAAAATGCTGACAAGACCAGCCTTGCTGATTTATCCCTTCAATGGGCGGATCTTGTTAAGCGTGCGAGGAATAAGCAATTAGAACCTCAAGAATATAGCAGTGGTACATTTACACTCTCTAATCTAGGTATGTTTGGTGTTGATCGTTTTGATGCAATTCTGCCCCCAGGGACTGGAGCAATTTTAGCGGTTGGAGCTTCCTTGCCTAAAGTGGTTGCTTCTAAAGATGGCTCGATTTCAATCAAAAAACAGATGCAGGTAAATCTTACCGCTGATCATAGAGTGATCTATGGGGCTGATGGAGCATTGTTCCTGAAGGATTTGGCTTACTTAATCGAAAAGAACTCTCATAGTCTCTCATCTTGA
- the queA gene encoding tRNA preQ1(34) S-adenosylmethionine ribosyltransferase-isomerase QueA: MLDQKDNLLSSYNYDLPNDLIAQSPIESRHDAKLMIVKDGIDEPLNLVHAKVWDIKEILKKGDLLVVNNTRVIKARLKIRLSGGGLGELLLMEPKGNGQWICLGRPARRMRRGDQLWLDRSSNDSLCLKVIDKDEITGGRIIQFPNEFTNWIEMENLLDLCGEVPLPPYIDKDKSSGHEERYQTRFASKPGAIAAPTAGLHLSDELIEILKITGIRIAQITLHVGLGTFRPLDKEDLSQLHLHSEWIEVSEETTKVITNCKDEGGKVFAVGTTSVRALEAAYLSGRGTLKPYEGKVNLVIKPGFKFSVIDGLLTNFHLPKSSLLLLVSALIGRKRMLKLYKHAISNKYRFFSYGDAMLITPESVIQTQNSS; encoded by the coding sequence GTGTTAGACCAAAAAGATAATCTTTTAAGCTCCTATAACTATGATTTACCAAATGACTTAATTGCTCAATCACCTATCGAGAGTAGGCATGATGCGAAACTGATGATTGTAAAAGATGGGATCGATGAGCCTTTAAATCTTGTGCATGCAAAGGTATGGGACATTAAGGAAATTTTGAAGAAGGGTGACCTTTTGGTTGTCAATAATACGCGGGTGATTAAGGCAAGATTGAAAATTCGATTATCAGGAGGAGGTTTAGGTGAACTGTTGCTAATGGAACCAAAGGGGAATGGCCAATGGATTTGTTTAGGTCGCCCTGCTAGACGTATGAGAAGAGGTGATCAATTATGGTTGGATAGGTCTTCAAATGATTCTTTATGTTTAAAGGTTATTGATAAAGACGAGATTACAGGCGGAAGAATTATTCAATTTCCTAATGAGTTTACTAATTGGATCGAAATGGAAAATTTACTTGATTTATGTGGAGAAGTCCCATTGCCTCCCTATATAGATAAGGATAAATCTAGTGGGCATGAGGAAAGATATCAGACTAGATTTGCCTCGAAGCCAGGAGCAATAGCTGCTCCCACAGCGGGCTTACATTTAAGTGATGAACTTATAGAGATTTTAAAAATCACAGGCATTAGAATTGCACAAATTACTTTGCATGTCGGCTTAGGAACTTTTAGACCATTAGATAAAGAAGACTTATCTCAGTTACATTTACATAGTGAGTGGATAGAGGTCTCTGAAGAGACCACAAAAGTGATAACTAATTGTAAGGACGAAGGGGGAAAAGTCTTTGCCGTTGGCACTACAAGTGTGAGAGCCCTTGAAGCTGCTTACCTTTCAGGAAGAGGTACTTTGAAGCCGTATGAGGGTAAAGTGAATTTAGTAATTAAACCAGGATTTAAATTTTCCGTTATTGATGGATTACTCACTAACTTCCACCTACCTAAAAGTTCCCTATTGCTTTTAGTTAGCGCTCTAATTGGTCGAAAACGTATGTTGAAACTTTATAAACATGCTATCTCTAACAAATATCGATTTTTCTCTTATGGAGACGCGATGTTGATAACACCGGAGTCAGTCATACAAACTCAAAATTCAAGCTAA
- the cysK gene encoding cysteine synthase A, whose translation MSRIYEDNSFAIGHTPLVKLNSITKNAKATVLAKIEGRNPAYSVKCRIGANMIWDAEKKGLLNKDKVIIEPTSGNTGIALAYTAAARGYKLILTMPESMSIERRRMMAVLGAELILTEAAKGMPGAIAKAKEIADSDPQKYFMPGQFDNPANPEIHFKTTGPEIWDDTDGQIDVLVSGVGTGGTITGVSRFIKQEKNHSLLSVAVEPTHSPVITQTLNGEEVKPGPHKIQGIGAGFIPKNLDLSVVDKVEQVSNDESIAMALRLAQEEGLLVGISCGAAAAVALRLAEKEEFSGKTIVVVLPDLAERYISSVMFENVPTGVIKEPSLA comes from the coding sequence ATGTCCAGAATCTATGAAGACAATAGTTTTGCTATTGGTCATACACCATTAGTGAAGCTTAATTCGATTACAAAAAACGCAAAAGCAACAGTACTTGCAAAGATAGAAGGCCGTAACCCTGCCTACAGCGTCAAATGCAGAATTGGAGCGAATATGATCTGGGACGCTGAGAAGAAAGGTTTACTCAACAAAGATAAAGTCATTATTGAACCAACATCTGGAAATACTGGAATAGCCCTTGCTTATACTGCTGCTGCTCGAGGTTACAAATTAATCCTCACGATGCCTGAGTCCATGTCAATTGAACGTCGGAGGATGATGGCTGTTCTTGGTGCCGAATTAATACTTACGGAAGCAGCCAAAGGAATGCCTGGTGCAATAGCAAAAGCGAAGGAAATAGCAGATAGCGATCCTCAAAAATATTTCATGCCAGGACAATTTGATAATCCAGCTAATCCAGAAATACATTTCAAAACAACGGGTCCTGAAATCTGGGATGATACCGATGGTCAAATTGATGTTTTAGTCTCTGGCGTCGGGACAGGTGGAACAATCACAGGTGTTTCTCGTTTCATAAAGCAAGAAAAAAATCATTCATTATTATCTGTTGCCGTTGAGCCCACTCATAGCCCAGTAATAACACAAACTCTAAATGGAGAAGAAGTAAAACCCGGTCCTCACAAAATCCAAGGGATTGGAGCTGGGTTTATCCCAAAAAATCTTGACTTATCAGTAGTCGATAAAGTTGAGCAAGTCTCTAATGATGAGTCTATTGCGATGGCATTACGTTTGGCACAAGAAGAAGGTCTACTAGTTGGGATCTCATGTGGTGCCGCTGCAGCTGTGGCTTTAAGACTGGCCGAAAAAGAAGAGTTCTCAGGGAAGACAATCGTTGTAGTTCTACCTGATCTTGCCGAAAGATATATCTCATCCGTAATGTTTGAGAATGTTCCTACAGGCGTTATTAAAGAACCATCATTAGCTTGA
- a CDS encoding PLP-dependent transferase, which translates to MTERNLLNDPCWSAKDLGEPLPNRPHAVSVALPRWEDVIAYEEKVPACIDSLKAIYPRFGFNPFVAEVARKSLEFHGESQQSSWPYPNRASALSAQTYCHRKYSDCSSKIKDFLGISCLIVDQKSTPSAKAYWQHTGLGLSSREAAIALGRENSPSISDSHSARGELLNRLANIYNCDCTLIQLHRSGMAALTTILTAIKYIKGNNSTLQIGFPYVDVLKLPQIIFQGSDLIIKTKLNHIKEELDKKNPAALIIEIPSNPLLQCVDLISISKLAQDKNIPIIVDDTIGSSLNVHLTPYADVVFSSLTKSFAGRGDILAGSSVISPYSKWKKELAEIIPKVALSTLSDSDTIELEKTSRDVEDRLKRLNLSCLRLKEKLETKKEISKVLHPQYCKNFNSLLKKGGGYGCLLSFELKGGIEESKRVYDSLRVNKGPSLGTNFTLVCPYVQLAHFKELKWAESCGVSEHLLRVSVGLENEDELWSRFNSVI; encoded by the coding sequence TTGACTGAAAGAAATTTACTAAATGATCCTTGCTGGAGTGCTAAAGATTTAGGAGAGCCTCTACCGAATAGGCCACATGCCGTATCTGTTGCTTTACCTAGATGGGAAGATGTAATCGCCTACGAAGAGAAGGTTCCAGCCTGTATTGATTCATTAAAAGCAATTTATCCTAGATTTGGGTTTAACCCTTTTGTTGCTGAGGTGGCTCGTAAATCACTTGAATTTCATGGTGAATCACAGCAAAGCAGTTGGCCCTATCCCAATAGAGCTTCTGCTTTGAGTGCTCAAACATATTGTCATCGAAAATATTCTGATTGTTCTTCAAAAATAAAAGATTTTCTTGGGATTTCATGTCTAATTGTTGATCAAAAAAGTACTCCTTCAGCAAAAGCCTACTGGCAACATACTGGTCTTGGATTATCATCACGTGAAGCTGCCATTGCCCTTGGGAGAGAGAACTCACCCTCCATTTCAGATAGCCATTCAGCTAGAGGTGAACTGCTTAATCGCTTAGCAAATATATATAATTGTGATTGCACTTTAATACAACTACATCGCTCAGGCATGGCGGCCTTAACGACTATTCTTACTGCGATAAAGTATATTAAAGGAAATAATTCGACACTTCAAATAGGCTTTCCATATGTTGATGTGCTTAAACTCCCTCAAATTATTTTCCAAGGAAGCGATCTCATTATAAAAACAAAATTAAATCATATAAAAGAAGAGCTGGATAAAAAAAATCCAGCTGCATTAATCATAGAAATACCAAGCAACCCGTTATTGCAATGTGTTGACCTAATATCTATTTCAAAATTAGCTCAAGATAAAAATATCCCAATTATCGTTGACGATACTATTGGTTCATCTCTAAATGTTCATCTAACTCCTTATGCAGATGTTGTTTTTAGTTCACTTACAAAAAGTTTTGCTGGAAGAGGGGATATTCTTGCTGGCAGCTCTGTCATAAGTCCTTATTCCAAGTGGAAAAAAGAATTAGCAGAGATAATTCCTAAAGTTGCATTATCTACCTTATCTGATTCAGATACTATCGAGTTGGAGAAAACCAGTCGAGACGTTGAGGATCGCTTGAAAAGGTTAAATCTATCTTGCTTAAGGCTGAAAGAAAAATTAGAAACAAAAAAAGAAATTTCAAAGGTTTTACATCCCCAATATTGTAAAAATTTTAATTCGCTACTGAAGAAAGGAGGAGGTTATGGATGTCTATTATCGTTTGAACTTAAAGGTGGGATTGAAGAATCAAAAAGAGTTTATGATTCATTAAGAGTAAACAAAGGACCAAGTTTAGGTACAAATTTTACATTGGTTTGCCCATATGTTCAGTTAGCTCACTTTAAAGAATTGAAATGGGCGGAAAGTTGTGGAGTCTCGGAACACTTATTAAGAGTGTCAGTAGGGTTAGAAAATGAAGATGAATTATGGTCAAGATTTAATTCAGTAATATAA